The Breoghania sp. genome has a segment encoding these proteins:
- a CDS encoding indolepyruvate oxidoreductase subunit beta family protein, with the protein MATTRLLIAALGGEGGGVLTNWLVSAAAAQGLKAQATSVPGVAQRTGATTYYLEIADADDSAREPIFALMPVAGDVDVVVASELLEAVRMAERGFVVPERTFLLASTHRVLTMHERIARGDGARDASSLMEAAERASRARVLADFAALANAKGAPLNAVLLGAVSGLNLTPISASSLRQAIEAGGIAVARNLAGFDAGFAAGAGIDVSGKPQNGDTTTPTPPVLASLEARIRCLPEEAREIARIGVARLVDYQSEAYAALYLDRLVPFADDPALLREMARHLAVRMSFEDIIRVAQLKTRASRLEAVRQEIGVGADEPFELVDFFKPGIPEISDMLPPSLGRWLRSWAKRRGILETAHFGMKVKTNTILGFGRIWLLAMLRRWRPRSLRFGEEQQAIEAWLSLVTEARGVSSAFALQTADLARLVKGYGDTYRRGQETYERLVSDMVRPVIEKKTSPEDPEAQLKGAIAGILASPA; encoded by the coding sequence ATGGCGACGACAAGACTTCTCATTGCAGCGCTTGGCGGCGAAGGCGGCGGGGTTCTGACGAACTGGCTTGTCTCCGCCGCCGCAGCGCAAGGCTTGAAGGCGCAGGCAACTTCTGTGCCCGGCGTCGCCCAACGCACGGGAGCGACGACATACTACCTTGAAATCGCCGACGCCGATGACAGTGCGCGCGAACCGATTTTTGCCTTGATGCCGGTTGCAGGCGATGTGGATGTTGTGGTCGCCAGCGAATTGCTGGAGGCGGTGCGCATGGCGGAACGCGGCTTCGTGGTGCCGGAACGCACGTTTCTGCTTGCCTCCACCCACCGTGTCCTGACCATGCACGAGCGGATCGCACGGGGTGATGGCGCGCGTGACGCCTCAAGCCTGATGGAAGCCGCCGAACGCGCCTCGCGCGCGCGGGTCCTTGCCGACTTTGCAGCCCTTGCGAATGCCAAGGGCGCACCGCTCAACGCGGTGCTGCTGGGTGCAGTCTCCGGACTGAACCTCACGCCGATTTCAGCCAGCTCTCTCAGGCAGGCCATCGAGGCTGGCGGCATCGCGGTGGCCCGAAATCTGGCAGGCTTCGATGCAGGCTTTGCCGCCGGCGCGGGGATTGACGTTTCCGGGAAACCCCAGAATGGCGACACCACGACGCCGACGCCCCCCGTGCTGGCATCTCTTGAAGCGCGCATCCGCTGTCTGCCGGAAGAGGCCCGCGAGATCGCGCGGATAGGCGTGGCCCGCCTTGTCGATTACCAGAGCGAAGCCTATGCGGCGCTTTATCTGGACCGTCTTGTCCCCTTCGCCGACGATCCGGCGCTCCTGCGCGAAATGGCACGGCATCTGGCGGTTCGCATGTCTTTCGAAGACATTATCCGCGTTGCCCAACTCAAAACACGGGCCAGCAGGCTGGAAGCCGTGCGGCAGGAAATCGGCGTTGGCGCGGATGAGCCTTTCGAGCTCGTCGATTTCTTCAAGCCCGGCATTCCCGAAATCAGCGACATGCTCCCACCTTCGCTCGGACGGTGGCTGCGTTCATGGGCGAAGCGCCGCGGCATTCTGGAGACCGCGCATTTCGGCATGAAGGTGAAAACCAACACCATTCTGGGTTTTGGTCGGATCTGGCTGCTTGCAATGCTCAGGCGCTGGCGACCGCGTTCCTTGCGCTTTGGCGAGGAACAGCAGGCCATTGAGGCGTGGCTATCACTTGTCACGGAGGCGCGCGGCGTGTCCTCGGCTTTCGCGCTTCAAACCGCCGACCTCGCCAGACTGGTGAAAGGATATGGCGACACCTATCGCCGCGGGCAGGAAACCTATGAGAGGTTGGTAAGCGACATGGTGCGACCTGTCATCGAGAAGAAAACGTCCCCTGAGGATCCCGAAGCCCAGCTGAAGGGGGCGATTGCAGGCATTCTCGCAAGCCCGGCCTGA
- a CDS encoding indolepyruvate ferredoxin oxidoreductase subunit alpha — translation MERTFESEIELLRLGEGETFRGEGILAITKGLLQSGVSYVGGYQGAPVSHLLDVLVSARGLMGEMGIHVESCSNEASAAAMLAASINYPVRGAVTWKSIVGTNVAADALSNLSSAGVKGGALIIIGEDFGEGASVIQERTYAYAMKSAMLLVDPRPNLSSMVDMVEHAFALSEASHMPAMMQLRIRACHVQGAFTARENRKPDHGTNTPFAEPAEFFYPRLSHPPVIYTHEVSKVSERIPAAQDYIVEHGLNEQITGLRPSRLGVIFQGGLYNTVTRQLQEMGLAGADGQPDIDMLCLNVTYPLVPKEIVEFARDKDRVLIIEEGNPAYMEQQILRLVVDAGLSTKVDGKNYLPEAGEYSGEVLAAGVGRYFSDHGGNVLDLDAVRRRLDHLEGVRARAHALVATPLPPRQPTFCTGCPERPVFGAIKLAERSVGKVHVAADIGCHAFATFAPFDQGNSILGYGLSLASMAAVTPMQERRSLAIMGDGGFWHNGLQTGVASNLYNKGDGVLIIMNNGYTSATGQQVIPSSKHSEIFGTGARIATTLEAMGVKWLRTVRTYSVETMVKTLKEAVTTTQKGLKVIIADGECMLARQRRERAEKAADLKAGRRVEQAKFGVDAEVCTGDHSCIRLSGCPSLGVAPNPDPLRKDPIAQVKQDCVACGLCGEMAHAAVLCPSFYRAARIHNPGWFERKLHRFRARVISAMAGGGSGAEAA, via the coding sequence ATGGAACGCACTTTCGAAAGCGAGATCGAGCTTCTACGCCTCGGCGAAGGCGAGACTTTTCGCGGCGAAGGCATTCTCGCCATCACCAAGGGGCTGCTGCAATCGGGTGTGTCCTACGTGGGCGGCTATCAGGGCGCGCCGGTCTCGCACCTTCTCGACGTTCTCGTCTCCGCCCGCGGGCTGATGGGCGAGATGGGGATCCACGTGGAATCCTGTTCCAACGAGGCATCGGCGGCGGCCATGCTGGCGGCCTCGATCAATTATCCGGTGCGCGGGGCGGTGACGTGGAAATCCATCGTCGGCACCAATGTGGCCGCCGATGCGCTGTCCAATCTTTCGTCCGCGGGCGTGAAGGGCGGCGCGCTGATCATCATCGGGGAAGATTTCGGCGAAGGCGCAAGTGTCATCCAGGAACGCACCTACGCCTACGCGATGAAGTCGGCCATGTTGCTGGTCGACCCGCGCCCCAACCTTTCCTCCATGGTGGACATGGTGGAGCACGCCTTCGCGCTGTCGGAAGCCTCACACATGCCAGCGATGATGCAGCTCCGCATCCGCGCCTGCCATGTGCAGGGCGCGTTCACCGCGCGCGAGAATCGCAAGCCGGACCATGGCACCAACACGCCCTTTGCCGAACCGGCCGAGTTTTTCTACCCGCGCCTTTCCCATCCACCGGTGATCTACACCCACGAAGTGAGCAAGGTCTCGGAGCGCATTCCAGCGGCGCAGGACTACATCGTGGAGCACGGGCTCAACGAGCAGATTACCGGGCTTCGCCCCAGCCGGTTGGGCGTGATCTTTCAAGGCGGGCTCTACAACACCGTGACGCGCCAGCTTCAGGAAATGGGGCTTGCAGGGGCAGACGGCCAGCCCGACATCGACATGCTATGCCTGAACGTGACCTATCCGCTGGTGCCGAAAGAGATCGTGGAATTTGCCCGCGACAAGGACCGTGTCCTGATCATCGAAGAAGGCAATCCGGCCTATATGGAGCAGCAGATCCTGCGGCTCGTCGTCGATGCAGGGCTTTCCACGAAAGTCGACGGCAAGAACTACCTGCCGGAGGCGGGCGAATACTCAGGCGAAGTTCTGGCGGCGGGCGTGGGCCGCTATTTCTCAGATCACGGCGGCAATGTGCTGGATCTCGACGCCGTGCGACGCCGCCTGGACCATCTGGAGGGTGTTCGTGCCCGCGCACATGCCCTTGTCGCCACGCCCCTGCCCCCGCGCCAGCCGACATTCTGCACCGGCTGCCCGGAGCGGCCCGTCTTCGGTGCGATCAAGCTGGCGGAACGTTCCGTCGGCAAGGTCCATGTCGCCGCCGATATCGGGTGCCACGCCTTTGCGACCTTCGCCCCCTTCGATCAGGGCAATTCCATTTTGGGCTACGGCCTGTCGCTCGCCTCCATGGCTGCGGTGACGCCGATGCAGGAACGCCGCTCGCTCGCCATCATGGGGGATGGCGGCTTCTGGCATAACGGTCTTCAAACGGGCGTCGCCTCCAACCTCTACAACAAGGGCGACGGTGTCCTCATCATCATGAACAACGGCTACACCTCAGCAACAGGCCAGCAGGTGATCCCGTCGTCAAAGCACTCGGAAATCTTCGGCACCGGCGCGCGCATCGCGACCACACTGGAAGCCATGGGCGTGAAGTGGCTCAGGACCGTGCGCACCTATTCGGTGGAGACGATGGTGAAGACGCTGAAGGAGGCCGTCACCACCACCCAGAAAGGCCTGAAAGTCATCATCGCGGATGGCGAATGCATGTTGGCGCGCCAGCGACGCGAGCGGGCGGAAAAAGCGGCGGACCTGAAGGCAGGCCGCCGCGTCGAGCAGGCAAAATTTGGCGTCGATGCGGAAGTGTGCACCGGCGATCACTCCTGTATCCGGCTCTCCGGCTGCCCGAGCCTCGGTGTTGCGCCCAATCCAGATCCCTTGCGCAAGGACCCGATCGCGCAGGTGAAACAGGATTGCGTGGCCTGCGGGCTTTGTGGGGAAATGGCCCATGCGGCCGTTCTGTGCCCATCCTTTTATCGCGCGGCACGCATCCACAATCCGGGCTGGTTCGAGCGCAAGCTTCACCGTTTTCGTGCCCGCGTGATCAGCGCGATGGCCGGGGGCGGATCCGGCGCGGAGGCGGCCTGA
- a CDS encoding NAD-dependent succinate-semialdehyde dehydrogenase encodes MDEQTTRNLPSDLFIGGKWVEGSAGERFDVSNPADQTLLASVASATVEDAIAAVDAAEAAFADWAARTPRERGEILRRAWELIMADKERFARLITLENGKPLSDARAEVAYAAEFFRWYSEEAVRNRGEVMHSPASGARILVQHKPAGIAVLVTPWNFPIAMGTRKIGPALAAGCPVVVKPASATPLTMLALMSVLEEAGVPAGVVNVVPSCSSGKIVDALLHDPRVRVISFTGSTEVGRTLLKSAADNVVNPAMELGGNAPFIVCEDADIDKAVEGAILAKMRNIGEACTAANRFFVHEAVHDTFAEKLSARMGAMKMGNGLEEGVEVGSLVNADTRNKVAELVEDAVGRGATVLTGGKVPEGPGYFYPPTVLANVSPDSRCVAEEIFGPVAAIQAFSDEDEMITLANATEYGLVGYLFVGDMKRGLAISERLEYGMVGLNRGLVSDPAAPFGGVKQSGIGREGSHEGLMEFLETQYISLDW; translated from the coding sequence ATGGACGAGCAGACCACGCGCAACCTTCCGAGCGACCTTTTTATCGGCGGCAAATGGGTGGAAGGGAGCGCAGGTGAGCGCTTTGATGTGTCGAACCCCGCCGACCAGACGCTGCTTGCCAGCGTGGCGAGCGCGACTGTCGAGGACGCGATTGCGGCGGTGGATGCGGCAGAAGCAGCCTTTGCCGACTGGGCGGCGCGCACACCGCGCGAACGCGGCGAGATTTTGCGCCGCGCGTGGGAACTGATCATGGCGGACAAGGAGCGTTTCGCGCGCCTGATTACGCTTGAAAACGGCAAGCCGCTATCTGATGCGCGTGCTGAAGTCGCCTATGCGGCGGAGTTCTTCCGCTGGTATTCGGAGGAGGCGGTGCGCAATCGCGGCGAGGTGATGCACTCGCCCGCGTCGGGCGCGCGCATTCTCGTCCAGCACAAGCCTGCGGGGATTGCGGTCCTCGTCACTCCCTGGAATTTTCCCATCGCAATGGGCACCCGCAAGATCGGTCCGGCACTGGCTGCCGGCTGCCCGGTGGTCGTGAAGCCTGCCTCCGCGACCCCGCTCACCATGCTGGCCCTGATGTCGGTGCTTGAGGAAGCGGGTGTTCCGGCAGGTGTCGTCAATGTCGTCCCCTCGTGTTCCTCCGGCAAGATCGTCGATGCGTTGCTGCATGATCCGCGGGTCCGCGTCATCTCCTTCACCGGTTCCACGGAAGTGGGCCGCACATTGCTGAAAAGTGCAGCCGACAACGTCGTCAATCCGGCAATGGAGCTTGGCGGCAACGCCCCCTTCATCGTGTGCGAGGACGCCGATATCGACAAGGCGGTGGAAGGCGCGATCCTCGCCAAGATGCGCAACATCGGCGAGGCCTGTACCGCGGCCAACCGTTTCTTCGTTCACGAGGCCGTCCATGACACCTTTGCCGAAAAGCTCTCTGCCCGCATGGGGGCGATGAAGATGGGCAATGGCCTTGAGGAGGGCGTGGAAGTCGGCTCGCTGGTCAATGCGGACACCCGCAACAAGGTCGCCGAGCTCGTCGAGGATGCGGTGGGACGCGGCGCGACAGTGTTGACCGGCGGCAAGGTGCCGGAGGGGCCGGGTTATTTCTATCCGCCCACGGTTTTGGCCAACGTCTCGCCTGACAGCCGTTGTGTGGCTGAGGAGATTTTCGGCCCCGTCGCCGCCATCCAGGCCTTCTCGGATGAGGACGAGATGATCACACTTGCGAATGCCACAGAGTACGGCTTGGTCGGCTATCTCTTTGTCGGTGACATGAAGCGTGGCCTCGCGATTTCCGAGCGGCTGGAATATGGCATGGTGGGCCTCAATCGCGGTCTGGTCAGCGATCCGGCAGCCCCCTTCGGCGGGGTGAAGCAGTCTGGAATCGGACGCGAAGGATCGCATGAGGGATTGATGGAGTTCCTTGAAACTCAGTACATCTCGCTAGACTGGTAG
- a CDS encoding matrixin family metalloprotease: protein MNKALVNRGLQGKLAGLAAAVLIIAGAGTLGGRAVAGPQYTLLRIDGQIVKWGETRLGTPAHVTYAFADATYSDLGARNCKNIDRLDGLAARNGLSSRQIEMQAKAAFDQWVGVAGITFERIDDPQAADILIGAQVTPRGYAFANVRTHRRIADRRGAAGEMGLDSATTTEPQPVVPPRSEIASIEKSAICLNPERDWKIGTRDGAPGYDLRFTFTHEIGHAIGLDHYVRPGQIMNFRYSEEIDGPQVGDVNGLRVLYGPPQGEGADG from the coding sequence TTGAACAAGGCACTTGTGAATCGGGGGCTTCAAGGCAAGCTGGCGGGATTGGCTGCCGCTGTGCTGATCATTGCCGGAGCTGGAACGCTGGGCGGGCGGGCCGTCGCCGGGCCGCAATACACGCTCCTGCGTATCGACGGTCAGATCGTCAAATGGGGGGAAACCCGCCTCGGAACGCCTGCCCATGTCACCTATGCTTTTGCCGATGCCACCTATAGCGATCTGGGGGCGCGCAACTGCAAGAACATCGATCGGCTCGATGGCCTTGCCGCGCGCAACGGGCTCTCTTCTCGGCAAATCGAAATGCAGGCAAAAGCGGCCTTCGATCAGTGGGTGGGCGTTGCCGGAATTACTTTCGAACGCATCGACGATCCGCAGGCCGCCGATATCCTCATTGGCGCGCAAGTGACCCCGCGCGGCTATGCCTTCGCCAATGTCAGGACGCATCGCCGGATAGCTGACCGCAGAGGCGCTGCCGGAGAGATGGGCCTGGATTCAGCCACGACAACGGAGCCGCAACCCGTCGTGCCGCCGCGCTCTGAAATCGCCAGCATCGAGAAATCTGCAATCTGCCTGAACCCGGAGCGGGACTGGAAAATCGGAACGCGTGACGGTGCCCCGGGCTACGATCTGCGTTTCACCTTCACCCACGAGATTGGCCACGCCATCGGGCTCGATCATTATGTCCGCCCGGGCCAGATCATGAATTTTCGCTATTCGGAAGAGATCGACGGCCCGCAAGTGGGGGACGTCAACGGCCTGCGCGTGCTCTACGGTCCGCCGCAAGGTGAAGGGGCCGATGGCTGA